In Hemiscyllium ocellatum isolate sHemOce1 chromosome 20, sHemOce1.pat.X.cur, whole genome shotgun sequence, one genomic interval encodes:
- the LOC132825573 gene encoding insulin-like growth factor-binding protein complex acid labile subunit, giving the protein MSLHASWGHHFSKESTPAGLLGKFCLVSVIVCQWYIPLLGTEPELPLEGSADENLTCPEVCTCIFDDYSEELNVYCSSRNFTSIPNDLPLNAKAIWFDSNNFTVLQSHALRNMSNLDFLNLENSYIVTVEQHAFYGLKVLVHLHLERNKLKYLVPNVFLHTPSLGSLSLNNNNFGKIEDELFSGLSHLWYLNLGWNNLAVLPATGFHDLPNLKELILAGNRLTYLQSQLFTHLTELKELDLSGNLLRGIKGNIFVKLQKLQKLYMNHNQISTIVPRAFMGMKSLRWLDLSHNRITVLHEETFSGLLNLHVLRMLNNSITQLKPKTFRELQFLEELQLGYNKIISLSENVFDGLVQLEVLTLNNNQIQQIKPGTFVGLREVAVLNLSSNSLKNLPDHSFTGLINLHSLHLENNAFTRIQPNTFSGLFCLRRLFLQNNYISVIENQSLSDLKQLSELDFRYNKLTQISIQAFVGVPNLEYLLLKCNELQYISETTFQPLHLLSWLDLSENFIEFFYNYTLTPLTKLKYLNLKSNSLKHFPPQLLEQATQLEQLLLGGNNWHCDCLLKSLRDYCLRNPHVVPRYLESAVEDGTIMPTYNNITCASPETIASTDLRDISEDYFRNC; this is encoded by the exons ATGAGTCTGCATGCCTCCTGGGGCCACCATTTCAGCAAAGAATCCACCCCCGCTGGCCTGCTGGGAA AATTTTGCCTTGTATCAGTAATTGTCTGTCAATGGTATATCCCACTACTGGGGACAGAACCAGAGCTACCATTAGAAGGGTCAGCTGATGAAAACTTAACTTGCCCTGAAGTATGCACCTGCATTTTTGATGATTACAGTGAAGAACTGAATGTCTATTGCAGCTCTCGCAACTTTACAAGCATTCCAAACGATCTACCGTTAAATGCTAAAGCCATTTGGTTTGACTCGAATAACTTCACAGTTCTTCAATCCCATGCTCTCAGGAACATGTCTAATCTGGATTTCTTGAACCTGGAGAATAGCTATATAGTTACTGTCGAGCAACATGCCTTCTACGGTTTGAAGGTGCTAGTTCACCTCCATTTGGAAAGGAACAAATTGAAATACCTAGTACCAAATGTATTCCTCCACACTCCATCTCTTGGATCACTCAGTCTGAACAATAACAACTTTGGCAAAATTGAAGATGAGTTGTTTTCTGGCCTCTCTCATCTCTGGTACCTGAATCTGGGATGGAATAATCTGGCAGTTTTGCCTGCTACTGGCTTTCATGACTTACCAAACTTAAAGGAACTTATTTTGGCAGGAAATAGATTAACTTACCTGCAGTCCCAACTGTTTACACATTTGACAGAGCTGAAGGAACTTGATTTATCAGGAAATTTGTTGAGAGGCATTAAGGGGAATATCTTTGTGAAGCTGCAAAAGCTTCAGAAGCTTTATATGAATCATAACCAGATCAGTACCATAGTACCAAGAGCGTTCATGGGGATGAAATCACTCAGATGGTTAGACTTGTCCCACAATCGCATTACAGTACTACATGAAGAAACATTCTCTGGCCTTCTAAATCTGCATGTGCTTCGAATGCTCAACAACTCCATCACACAGTTGAAGCCCAAGACATTCAGAGAACTTCAGTTTCTGGAGGAACTCCAGCTCGGGTACAACAAAATCATAAGTCTTTCTGAGAATGTGTTTGATGGGTTAGTACAATTGGAAGTCCTCACACTAAACAATAATCAGATTCAGCAGATCAAACCAGGAACGTTTGTTGGCCTTCGTGAGGTAGCTGTACTGAATCTATCCAGCAACTCCTTAAAGAATTTACCAGACCATTCATTTACAGGTCTTATTAATCTACATAGCCTGCATTTAGAAAATAACGCATTCACCAGAATTCAACCAAACACATTTTCTGGATTGTTTTGCCTTCGAAGACTCTTCCTGCAAAACAATTACATTTCGGTTATTGAGAATCAGAGCCTCAGTGACTTAAAACAGCTTTCGGAACTGGATTTCAGATACAACAAACTAACACAGATATCTATCCAGGCCTTTGTTGGTGTACCAAATCTGGAGTATCTACTATTAAAATGCAACGAACTTCAATACATTTCTGAAACCACCTTTCAACCTTTACACCTCCTCTCGTGGCTTGATTTATCCGagaacttcattgagtttttctATAATTACACTCTGACACCCttgacaaagttaaaatatcTGAACCTTAAGAGCAACTCTTTAAAGCACTTCCCCCCACAGCTTTTGGAGCAGGCAACACAACTGGAGCAACTACTGCTTGGGGGTAACAATTGGCACTGTGACTGTTTGCTAAAGTCACTCAGAGATTACTGTCTAAGGAATCCCCACGTAGTTCCTCGTTATTTAGAATCAGCAGTAGAAGATGGTACAATCATGCCCACTTACAACAACATCACCTGTGCAAGCCCAGAAACTATTGCTAGCACAGATTTGAGAGACATTAGTGAGGACTATTTTCGTAATTGTTAA